The following are from one region of the Rhodopirellula sp. P2 genome:
- a CDS encoding class I SAM-dependent methyltransferase codes for MTKSPSTKPRKPASTATIDWYDRPQYFDMVFRDETATEMAFFDEAYQRYATGTVSRVYEPGCGSGRLVAASAARGYDVIGLDNNDAMLAYLRRRLQRRKLSAELINGDMTSHVCSPPVDAAFCTFNTFRHMMDEDAAVAHLRAVAASLRTGGIYVLGFHCIPMDADPECIERWKASHGGTNISVTLKVVDFQRRKRRETLRVSIKATRKNGTVERVRSEFPLRLYTPKQAVTMLKSVSDELEIVGVHDFDYEIEHQREMDNDLTDAVFVLRKQ; via the coding sequence GTGACAAAGAGCCCTTCGACCAAGCCACGCAAACCAGCCTCCACCGCGACGATCGATTGGTACGATCGGCCTCAGTACTTTGACATGGTGTTCCGTGACGAAACGGCAACTGAAATGGCATTCTTTGACGAGGCGTACCAGCGTTATGCGACCGGAACCGTTTCGCGGGTCTATGAACCCGGGTGCGGCAGCGGTCGTTTGGTGGCCGCCTCAGCAGCCCGCGGGTACGACGTCATTGGGTTGGATAACAACGACGCGATGCTCGCTTATCTGCGGCGTCGACTGCAACGTCGAAAATTGTCCGCCGAGCTGATCAATGGCGACATGACGTCCCACGTGTGTTCGCCCCCCGTGGATGCCGCGTTTTGCACGTTCAACACATTTCGTCACATGATGGACGAAGACGCGGCGGTCGCGCATCTGCGAGCCGTGGCGGCTTCTTTGCGAACCGGCGGGATCTATGTGCTCGGGTTTCACTGCATTCCCATGGACGCGGATCCGGAGTGCATCGAGCGTTGGAAAGCGTCCCACGGGGGCACAAACATCAGCGTGACTTTGAAAGTGGTTGATTTTCAGCGACGCAAACGGCGTGAAACACTTCGCGTTTCAATCAAAGCGACTCGAAAAAATGGAACGGTCGAACGAGTCCGCAGCGAATTTCCGTTGCGGCTGTACACGCCCAAACAAGCCGTCACGATGTTGAAGTCGGTCAGTGATGAGTTGGAAATTGTCGGTGTCCATGATTTCGACTATGAAATCGAACATCAGCGAGAAATGGACAACGACCTGACTGACGCCGTGTTTGTTCTCCGAAAACAATAA
- a CDS encoding serine/threonine-protein kinase, whose amino-acid sequence MPSPSEDPTEVRTSASEESCVNHIGEYKIVRTLGTGGMGEVYLAQHTTTQQSVALKMLRHHVANQQRFRRRFQREAQLIQGLDHEHIVPLLETGEESGVPFLAMRLIEGKTLADLILELKGIEQSMAVEDASQLETAVMTPTQAESDDQATNFQSIANLIADIADALHFAHSQKIIHRDVKPSNLMLDRDGKIWLTDFGLAFLEDEQTALTMTGDLVGTPAYMSPEQTLGSHSEVTRRSDVYSLGATLYEWATLHRPFSGNREQVLVNVAQGSLATPRSLRADLPLALEAVICKAMSRSPEARYPSAAAFADDLRRFANGKPVLAKMPGWTERLFRWSQRNPLVALASFIGVITTVVAVLGMQAIYSGQLVRINEQLAKSNDDLITSNLQLEAREAELSNQLFISDMSLAFQAFAAKNLITTKQLLDKHREESVPFGSRRFALELLDYLATPPSSVLLTKHQAAATAVAVSEDGKLVVSASEDGEVHVVDLETKQLLHKYSLPGRLDSIAISPDKQFFLTGLNESIGFTPIKMHRVDNGEEVLGLLGHWHSMESGTFSSDGKWIATADRYRQIQVHDTDGNVIDSFDAQSRNESLCFLEDSHRLVYVQKSQAGHEVRVRDLDTEDETVIPTDVMTAQFAIAHPRGKSNPFRIVTQGYGSLSVSDSDQSAPFVKVNHFNAVFRCVAISRDGEMIYSGTDEGSVYVWRLKDRDVYNQLFRPLLVPAANGRIYEIATVPEESEMPRFVTSAEDGNVILWDTQEKMPIRPSHPKVPYPWTSVLKLATPHHGSSDVFLRMSGGAVVHYNPQTELRGLSVVAHQPIRGTDDIAVTEDASTIAVATDTELSVYDVESRRLIKTIPSPDLEKSCRGLHYLGQRLYVLYTEEVLVYDLPDYSLAGTITLPVDNANSLTRIPSEDALLVVTERALCKLEGMSASLFENAGSAADYFDRVVFDSRGKQMAIIRLNRLVEIRSFPEGETLAVLRGHIRHPSDCSFMDNDMTVATTSEEGLVRFWDIASEREMGSLLTGTHDSNCLHYFKEADMLLATSAAAPMELWVTDRSQAKLSPHLRTEEK is encoded by the coding sequence GTGCCTTCCCCATCCGAAGATCCAACCGAAGTTCGCACTTCGGCCTCCGAAGAAAGCTGCGTCAATCACATTGGCGAGTACAAAATTGTCCGCACGCTCGGGACGGGCGGGATGGGCGAAGTCTATTTGGCTCAGCACACCACGACGCAGCAATCGGTTGCGTTGAAGATGTTGCGGCATCATGTCGCCAACCAGCAGCGTTTTCGACGACGATTCCAACGCGAAGCTCAATTGATTCAGGGGCTGGATCATGAGCACATCGTGCCGCTGCTAGAAACGGGAGAAGAATCGGGCGTGCCATTTTTGGCGATGCGTTTGATCGAGGGCAAAACCCTGGCCGATTTGATTCTGGAATTGAAAGGCATCGAACAGTCGATGGCAGTGGAGGACGCTTCGCAGTTGGAGACGGCGGTCATGACGCCGACGCAAGCGGAGTCCGATGACCAGGCGACCAATTTTCAATCGATCGCGAACTTGATTGCCGATATCGCGGATGCATTGCACTTTGCGCACTCTCAGAAAATCATTCACCGCGATGTGAAGCCGTCCAACTTGATGCTCGATCGCGATGGCAAGATCTGGTTGACCGACTTTGGTTTGGCTTTTCTGGAAGATGAGCAAACGGCTCTGACCATGACGGGCGACTTGGTGGGAACACCCGCTTACATGAGTCCCGAGCAAACGCTCGGTTCGCATTCCGAAGTCACTCGTCGTTCGGATGTCTACAGTCTGGGAGCGACGCTTTATGAATGGGCCACGCTGCATCGTCCCTTCAGCGGCAACCGCGAACAGGTGTTGGTGAATGTGGCTCAAGGAAGTCTGGCGACACCGCGGAGTCTTCGCGCTGATCTTCCGCTGGCACTTGAAGCTGTCATTTGCAAAGCGATGTCTCGCTCGCCGGAGGCTCGCTATCCCTCCGCGGCCGCGTTTGCCGACGACCTTCGACGTTTTGCCAATGGCAAACCTGTCCTAGCCAAAATGCCAGGTTGGACGGAGCGTTTGTTCCGGTGGAGCCAGCGAAATCCGCTGGTCGCTTTGGCGTCGTTCATCGGAGTGATCACGACCGTGGTCGCTGTGTTGGGAATGCAAGCGATCTATTCCGGTCAATTGGTTCGGATCAACGAGCAGCTGGCCAAGAGCAACGATGATCTGATCACGTCGAACTTGCAGTTGGAAGCCCGAGAAGCCGAGCTGAGCAACCAGCTTTTCATCTCAGACATGTCGCTGGCCTTCCAAGCCTTTGCAGCGAAGAACCTGATCACGACCAAACAGTTGTTGGACAAGCATCGGGAAGAGTCGGTGCCGTTTGGATCTCGGCGATTCGCTTTGGAACTGTTGGACTACCTTGCCACGCCGCCGTCTTCGGTTCTGCTGACCAAGCACCAGGCGGCTGCCACCGCAGTTGCGGTTTCGGAAGATGGCAAACTGGTGGTGTCCGCCAGTGAAGACGGCGAAGTGCATGTGGTGGATCTTGAGACAAAACAACTGCTCCACAAGTATTCGTTGCCGGGACGGCTCGATTCCATTGCAATCAGCCCGGACAAACAGTTTTTTCTAACCGGTTTGAATGAATCGATCGGGTTCACCCCGATCAAAATGCACCGCGTTGACAACGGCGAAGAAGTTCTGGGCTTGCTGGGGCATTGGCATTCCATGGAATCCGGAACCTTTTCATCCGATGGGAAGTGGATTGCAACGGCCGACCGGTACCGACAAATCCAGGTGCATGACACAGACGGAAACGTGATCGACTCGTTTGACGCACAATCCCGAAATGAGTCGCTGTGTTTCCTCGAAGACAGTCACCGATTGGTTTACGTGCAGAAATCGCAAGCCGGTCACGAAGTCCGAGTGCGAGACCTGGACACGGAAGACGAGACAGTGATCCCGACCGACGTGATGACGGCCCAGTTTGCAATCGCTCATCCTCGCGGCAAGTCGAATCCATTTCGAATCGTGACACAGGGCTACGGATCCCTTTCTGTTTCCGATTCCGATCAGTCCGCTCCGTTTGTGAAGGTGAATCATTTCAATGCGGTGTTCCGGTGCGTGGCGATCAGCCGCGATGGAGAGATGATCTACAGTGGCACGGATGAAGGATCCGTTTATGTGTGGCGATTGAAAGACCGAGACGTCTACAACCAATTGTTTCGTCCTTTGCTGGTGCCGGCCGCCAACGGTCGGATCTATGAGATCGCGACGGTGCCAGAAGAATCCGAAATGCCTCGGTTTGTGACGTCGGCTGAAGACGGAAACGTCATTCTTTGGGACACCCAAGAAAAGATGCCGATTCGTCCATCGCACCCGAAAGTTCCCTATCCATGGACGTCCGTTTTAAAGTTGGCGACGCCCCACCACGGATCGTCGGATGTCTTCCTTCGAATGAGTGGTGGCGCCGTCGTTCACTACAACCCGCAAACAGAATTGCGGGGACTCTCAGTGGTCGCACACCAACCCATTCGCGGCACGGATGACATCGCGGTCACGGAAGACGCCTCTACGATCGCGGTCGCAACGGACACCGAACTGAGTGTCTACGACGTTGAATCAAGGCGTCTCATCAAGACAATTCCGAGTCCAGATTTGGAGAAAAGCTGCCGTGGACTTCATTACCTGGGGCAGCGTTTGTATGTTCTCTACACCGAGGAAGTGTTGGTCTACGACCTTCCTGATTATTCATTGGCAGGTACGATCACGCTGCCAGTGGACAACGCCAACTCGTTGACCCGCATCCCGTCGGAAGATGCCTTGTTGGTCGTGACCGAACGGGCGTTGTGCAAGTTGGAGGGCATGTCCGCGAGTCTCTTTGAAAACGCGGGCTCAGCAGCTGACTATTTCGATCGAGTGGTCTTTGATTCACGCGGGAAACAAATGGCGATCATCCGGTTGAATCGGCTGGTTGAAATTCGTTCCTTCCCTGAAGGCGAGACTCTCGCTGTGTTGCGAGGGCATATTCGGCACCCGAGCGATTGTTCGTTCATGGACAACGACATGACGGTTGCGACGACGAGCGAAGAAGGACTCGTTCGGTTCTGGGACATCGCGAGCGAGCGTGAAATGGGATCCCTGCTGACTGGAACACACGATTCAAACTGCCTGCACTATTTCAAGGAGGCTGATATGTTGCTAGCAACGTCTGCTGCAGCACCGATGGAGCTTTGGGTGACCGACCGGAGTCAAGCAAAACTCTCGCCTCACTTGCGAACGGAGGAAAAATGA
- a CDS encoding aldehyde dehydrogenase (NADP(+)) has translation MTHAFQATCAATGESLPGEFAEATAEQIDFVCQQAAKAALQLRELRPETLGEFLSAVATEIRSRRDEIVSRCQLETGYVNARVEGEFDRAMGQLDLFSRLAVERPWNRVTSEAGDPERRPFPKPSMARRFVPVGPVAVFGACNFPLAISVIGNDFVAAIATGNPVVVKSHPSHPGTCELLGEAVKEVVKRLELPLGTFGLLHGRSPETSVRLVSHPAIAAVGFTGSPQGGRALAKAILDRENPIPIFAELGSTNPVFVTPDAMAVRARAIAEGFAASLRFGNGHMCTKPGVVVIQEQDADAFVKDTRDAFAKYPNLPMLSGPVAEAFDRGIERLRTAKGVASLFVAEAIETEGPWHRGAHWFGMNAETAMRDGWLHSETFGPVSILVRCRDEAEMLRVAKKFHGSLTTTLHTETSENEFAQRWLRIAERFGGRIILNGWPTGMEIGSATQHGGPFPASLDGRSTSVGHASLERFVRPLCFQNWPEGAMLAECSGS, from the coding sequence ATGACGCACGCATTCCAAGCCACCTGCGCCGCGACCGGCGAGTCACTTCCCGGTGAATTTGCCGAAGCGACCGCCGAGCAAATTGATTTCGTCTGCCAGCAAGCCGCCAAGGCCGCGCTCCAACTCCGCGAATTGAGGCCCGAGACGCTCGGTGAATTCCTTTCCGCGGTGGCGACCGAGATTCGATCGCGACGGGATGAAATCGTGTCTCGTTGCCAACTTGAGACGGGTTACGTGAACGCGCGTGTGGAAGGCGAGTTCGATCGAGCGATGGGACAACTGGATCTGTTCTCGCGATTGGCGGTCGAACGACCTTGGAACCGTGTGACATCCGAAGCGGGGGATCCCGAACGCAGGCCGTTTCCCAAACCCAGCATGGCGCGGCGGTTTGTTCCGGTTGGTCCTGTGGCGGTGTTTGGTGCTTGCAATTTTCCATTGGCGATCTCGGTGATTGGCAATGATTTTGTCGCTGCAATCGCCACAGGAAATCCGGTGGTCGTGAAGTCCCATCCCAGCCACCCGGGCACCTGCGAACTGCTTGGCGAGGCCGTCAAAGAGGTCGTCAAGCGGTTGGAGCTGCCCCTGGGAACGTTTGGATTGTTGCATGGGCGAAGCCCGGAAACGTCGGTTCGGTTGGTCTCGCATCCAGCCATCGCCGCGGTCGGATTCACCGGCAGTCCTCAAGGGGGCCGGGCGCTGGCGAAGGCCATCTTGGATCGCGAAAATCCGATTCCCATTTTCGCGGAACTGGGCAGCACCAATCCGGTCTTTGTCACCCCAGACGCGATGGCTGTTCGGGCGAGGGCGATCGCGGAAGGTTTTGCCGCGTCGCTGAGATTTGGCAACGGTCACATGTGCACCAAACCCGGTGTGGTGGTGATTCAAGAGCAGGACGCCGATGCGTTCGTCAAGGACACCCGTGATGCGTTCGCCAAGTATCCGAATTTGCCCATGTTGAGTGGTCCTGTTGCCGAGGCGTTTGATCGCGGGATCGAACGGCTGCGAACTGCCAAAGGTGTGGCTTCATTGTTCGTTGCGGAAGCAATCGAAACAGAAGGCCCCTGGCATCGAGGGGCTCACTGGTTTGGCATGAACGCGGAGACGGCGATGCGTGACGGTTGGCTGCACAGCGAAACGTTCGGCCCGGTTTCGATTTTGGTGCGTTGTCGGGATGAAGCTGAGATGCTGCGGGTTGCCAAAAAATTTCATGGTTCACTGACCACGACGCTGCACACCGAGACCTCTGAGAATGAGTTTGCCCAACGTTGGCTTCGTATTGCGGAACGCTTTGGCGGCCGAATCATTCTCAACGGTTGGCCAACGGGAATGGAGATCGGTTCCGCGACTCAGCATGGCGGCCCGTTTCCGGCCAGCCTGGACGGCCGAAGTACCTCGGTCGGGCACGCCAGTTTGGAGCGTTTTGTGCGACCGCTGTGTTTTCAAAACTGGCCGGAAGGCGCGATGTTGGCTGAATGCTCGGGATCCTGA